A single genomic interval of Desulfotomaculum sp. harbors:
- a CDS encoding acyl-CoA dehydrogenase, whose protein sequence is MDFDLSEELQDIRRLARDFAETEVKSTVDADDKAHRFRPDLVKKMGELGFFGCAVPEEYGGNGMGYAALAILAEETARVWSSLRLAFAANLLGPAMTILRYGSDELKKKYVPPLVNADVFGCFALTEPNAGSDVAAMKAKAILDGDYYIMNGSKMWISYCTVADVGLVYAYTDPSKPVKGMSAFIVDMKSEGITNEAITEKLGNWGGPVGSITFENVKVPKENLLGKEGQGFVIAMKQLDDTRLASMAGALGVAQACLDASVEYCNQREQFGQLIGKFQMIQDQIAQMVVDINAARLMVYKVAFLKDKGRACTLETSMAKLFAAETANKCADYAMKIYSAYGYSEEYPVARFFRDAKYYQIVEGTSNIQKTIVANDALGYRKANK, encoded by the coding sequence ATGGATTTTGATCTTTCAGAGGAGTTGCAAGATATCCGAAGACTTGCCCGCGATTTTGCCGAGACCGAAGTAAAATCTACTGTCGATGCTGATGACAAGGCGCACCGCTTCCGCCCCGATCTTGTCAAGAAGATGGGCGAACTGGGCTTTTTCGGCTGCGCCGTTCCCGAGGAGTACGGTGGAAACGGCATGGGTTATGCGGCTTTAGCCATCCTGGCTGAAGAAACGGCCAGGGTGTGGAGTTCCCTAAGGTTGGCTTTTGCGGCAAATTTACTGGGCCCTGCAATGACCATCCTGCGATACGGCAGCGATGAGTTAAAAAAGAAATACGTTCCGCCGCTGGTCAATGCGGATGTATTCGGCTGCTTTGCCTTAACGGAGCCGAATGCCGGCTCCGACGTGGCCGCCATGAAAGCCAAGGCCATCCTTGACGGAGATTATTACATTATGAACGGCAGCAAGATGTGGATCTCTTACTGCACTGTAGCGGATGTGGGGCTGGTTTACGCCTACACCGATCCTTCAAAGCCGGTAAAAGGAATGTCTGCCTTTATCGTAGACATGAAGTCGGAAGGAATTACCAACGAGGCTATTACCGAAAAGCTTGGCAACTGGGGCGGCCCGGTTGGCTCGATTACATTTGAAAACGTCAAGGTTCCGAAAGAAAACCTCCTGGGCAAGGAAGGACAGGGTTTTGTTATCGCTATGAAACAGCTCGACGATACCCGCCTTGCTTCCATGGCCGGCGCTCTTGGCGTCGCCCAAGCCTGCCTGGATGCGTCAGTTGAATACTGCAACCAGCGCGAGCAGTTCGGCCAGCTGATCGGCAAATTCCAAATGATCCAGGATCAGATCGCCCAGATGGTGGTGGATATAAACGCCGCCCGCCTGATGGTTTACAAGGTGGCTTTCCTGAAAGATAAGGGCCGGGCATGCACACTGGAGACCTCCATGGCCAAGCTTTTTGCCGCTGAGACGGCGAACAAGTGCGCTGACTACGCGATGAAGATTTACAGCGCCTACGGATATTCCGAGGAATACCCGGTGGCCAGGTTCTTCCGGGACGCCAAGTACTACCAGATCGTCGAGGGTACGAGCAACATTCAAAAGACAATCGTTGCCAACGACGCCTTGGGCTACAGAAAGGCCAACAAGTAG